In Micromonospora sp. NBC_01813, the following are encoded in one genomic region:
- a CDS encoding LmeA family phospholipid-binding protein, with amino-acid sequence MRPRRRWGRRLLVVTVVLVLILAIVLAVADRVAVAYAERAVADQIRQQIVAQNIESSEPEVSIGGFPFLTQVLAGNYQSVSIVLRDVTGAVNGNAVRLPELDVDARGVRAPLETLRSGQGEVTADTVLGTATVSYDSVVQLIDQPGLTLSERDGQLGVTAPVEILGQQITLTGTADLEVAQGEVLLRFADLDAEGLPGNDAAQSFVSAYAQQISIAVPLPVLPFQLDLQQVDVTPAGLVVTATAQDVPLNALG; translated from the coding sequence GTGAGGCCCCGGCGGCGATGGGGTCGCCGGCTGCTCGTCGTCACCGTCGTGTTGGTCCTGATCCTGGCCATCGTGCTGGCCGTCGCCGACCGGGTCGCGGTCGCGTACGCCGAACGGGCCGTCGCCGACCAGATCCGCCAGCAGATCGTCGCGCAGAACATCGAGTCGTCCGAGCCGGAGGTGTCGATCGGTGGGTTCCCGTTCCTGACCCAGGTGCTCGCCGGCAACTACCAGTCGGTGTCGATCGTCCTCCGGGACGTCACCGGCGCGGTGAACGGCAACGCCGTGCGACTGCCGGAGCTCGACGTCGACGCACGCGGCGTACGGGCGCCGTTGGAGACCCTGCGCAGCGGGCAGGGTGAGGTCACCGCGGACACCGTGCTGGGCACCGCGACCGTGTCGTACGACAGTGTGGTCCAGCTCATCGACCAGCCGGGCCTGACGCTGTCCGAGCGGGACGGGCAGCTCGGTGTCACCGCTCCGGTGGAGATCCTCGGCCAGCAGATCACCCTCACCGGCACCGCCGATCTGGAGGTCGCGCAGGGCGAGGTGCTGTTGCGCTTCGCCGACCTGGACGCCGAAGGGCTGCCCGGCAACGACGCCGCCCAGAGCTTCGTCAGCGCGTACGCGCAGCAGATCTCGATCGCCGTACCGCTGCCGGTGTTGCCGTTCCAGCTCGATCTGCAGCAGGTGGACGTCACCCCGGCCGGCCTGGTGGTCACCGCCACCGCGCAGGACGTGCCGCTGAACGCGCTCGGCTGA
- a CDS encoding winged helix-turn-helix transcriptional regulator, whose product MEILLLVTARAGEPSAVLPALDLLPHSVRTAPRDVRTLVSGPSPDAVLVDARSELSEARATCRMLHATGLGVPLVAVVTEAGLIALNADWGVDDVILASAGPAEVEARLRLAVGRLTNATSGAGGQIRAGELSIDPDTYAAKLKGRPLDLTYKEFELLKFLAQHPGRVFTRDQLLREVWGYDYFGGTRTVDVHVRRLRAKLGSEYESMIGTVRQVGYKFVVPPNRSALPDNEPAPLPV is encoded by the coding sequence GTGGAAATCCTGCTGCTGGTGACGGCACGCGCGGGCGAGCCGTCCGCCGTACTGCCCGCACTCGACCTGCTCCCCCACTCGGTGCGGACCGCGCCCCGCGACGTTCGTACCCTGGTGTCCGGGCCCAGCCCGGACGCGGTCCTGGTAGACGCCCGGTCAGAGCTGTCCGAGGCCCGCGCGACCTGCCGGATGCTGCATGCCACTGGCCTGGGCGTCCCGCTGGTCGCGGTGGTCACCGAGGCCGGCCTGATCGCACTCAACGCCGACTGGGGCGTCGACGACGTCATCCTGGCCAGCGCCGGTCCCGCCGAGGTCGAGGCACGACTGCGGCTGGCGGTCGGTCGGCTGACCAACGCCACGTCCGGAGCCGGCGGCCAGATCCGGGCCGGCGAGCTGAGCATCGACCCGGACACGTACGCCGCCAAACTCAAGGGCCGCCCGCTCGACCTCACGTACAAGGAGTTCGAGCTGTTGAAGTTCCTCGCCCAGCACCCGGGCCGGGTCTTCACCCGTGACCAGCTGCTGCGCGAGGTCTGGGGTTACGACTACTTCGGCGGTACGCGCACGGTCGACGTGCACGTGCGGCGGCTGCGCGCCAAGCTCGGCTCGGAGTACGAGTCGATGATCGGCACGGTCCGTCAGGTCGGCTACAAGTTCGTGGTGCCACCGAACCGCTCGGCGCTGCCCGACAACGAGCCGGCGCCGCTGCCCGTCTAG
- a CDS encoding polysaccharide deacetylase family protein, with protein sequence MVAVLASPRGLTLAALAATVILTSAFVIGQAAGPGNDQAGANPDPTPVAAPVPARSDSDAPDPDLAPQLPASPAPSVTEADPAADTPAADGRPAGDLPEYAPLAVDRSGPHGTRRTSGSAAVALTFDDGPHPVHTQQTLDVLRQYGVKATFCLVGRNAETYPELVAAIAADGHTLCNHSWSHDFDLGSLPLESIRADLTRTSAAIRAAAPGHPVSYFRQPGGFWTPAVVEVAQELGMTSVHWSIDPADYFQPGAGSITATVTAQAVPGSIVLLHDAGGNRTGTVLALRSILPNLRQRFLVDALPPMAESAEQRSRRLHLHLGQI encoded by the coding sequence ATGGTGGCGGTGCTGGCGAGTCCTCGTGGGCTGACCCTTGCCGCACTGGCCGCGACAGTCATCCTGACCAGTGCGTTCGTCATCGGACAGGCGGCTGGCCCCGGCAACGACCAGGCCGGCGCCAACCCCGACCCCACCCCGGTCGCCGCTCCGGTGCCCGCACGCAGCGACAGCGACGCTCCCGACCCGGACCTGGCGCCGCAGCTGCCCGCGTCGCCCGCCCCCTCGGTCACGGAGGCGGACCCAGCGGCCGACACCCCTGCGGCCGACGGCCGACCGGCCGGTGACCTGCCGGAGTACGCGCCACTGGCCGTCGACCGCAGCGGCCCGCACGGCACCCGGCGGACCAGTGGCAGTGCCGCCGTCGCCCTCACCTTCGACGACGGCCCGCACCCGGTGCACACCCAGCAGACCCTCGACGTGCTGCGGCAGTACGGCGTCAAGGCCACCTTCTGCCTGGTCGGACGCAACGCCGAGACCTACCCGGAACTGGTCGCGGCGATCGCCGCCGACGGGCACACCCTGTGCAACCACTCCTGGAGCCACGACTTCGACCTCGGCAGCCTGCCGCTGGAATCCATCCGCGCCGACCTGACCCGCACCTCGGCGGCGATCCGGGCAGCCGCACCCGGGCATCCGGTCTCCTACTTCCGCCAGCCCGGCGGTTTCTGGACCCCGGCCGTCGTCGAGGTCGCCCAGGAGTTGGGGATGACCTCGGTGCACTGGAGCATCGACCCGGCCGACTACTTCCAACCCGGCGCCGGCAGCATCACCGCCACCGTCACCGCGCAGGCCGTACCCGGGTCGATCGTGCTGTTGCACGACGCCGGCGGCAACCGGACCGGAACCGTGCTGGCGCTCCGCTCGATCCTGCCCAACCTGCGGCAACGCTTCCTCGTCGACGCGCTGCCACCGATGGCCGAGTCCGCCGAGCAGCGCAGCCGCCGCCTGCACCTACACCTCGGCCAGATCTGA
- the mshD gene encoding mycothiol synthase: MAEPATQTTATIEWFDRLDPAQVGQVLALAQAAAGTDGTDPLPEQVVIALRDASPARHLTLTGPAGELIGYAHLDPADPAGPVAELVVHPAHRRHRYGRRLLTELLGATDPTTPLRAWAHGDHPSAAALALDHGFVRDRVLLQLRRRLTDPLPEPALPSGVRVRAFEPGRDDAAWVALNVTAFADHPEQGRWGLPELHARMAQPWFDPAGFLLAEDQATGRLLGFHWTKVHTGPAVGEVYVLGVDPQAHGGGLGRALTLAGLRQLAAAGLRRAMLYVEESNAAAVHLYTRLGFLRWSADVNYRREPTGGGRP; encoded by the coding sequence ATGGCTGAGCCGGCGACCCAGACGACCGCGACCATCGAGTGGTTCGACCGACTCGACCCGGCCCAGGTCGGCCAAGTGCTGGCGCTGGCGCAGGCCGCCGCCGGCACCGACGGCACCGACCCGCTGCCGGAGCAGGTCGTCATCGCGCTGCGGGACGCGTCGCCCGCCCGGCATCTCACCCTGACCGGTCCGGCCGGCGAGTTGATCGGGTACGCGCACCTCGACCCGGCCGACCCGGCCGGTCCGGTCGCCGAGTTGGTGGTGCACCCGGCGCACCGGCGGCACCGGTACGGTCGTCGGCTGCTCACCGAGCTACTGGGAGCCACCGATCCGACAACTCCGCTGCGGGCCTGGGCGCATGGCGATCACCCGTCGGCCGCCGCGCTCGCCCTCGACCACGGCTTCGTCCGCGACCGGGTGCTGCTGCAGCTCCGTCGCAGGTTGACCGATCCGCTGCCCGAGCCGGCGCTGCCGTCCGGGGTGCGGGTCCGGGCGTTCGAGCCGGGCCGCGACGACGCGGCGTGGGTGGCGCTCAACGTGACGGCGTTCGCCGATCACCCGGAGCAGGGCCGGTGGGGGTTGCCGGAGCTGCACGCCCGGATGGCCCAACCGTGGTTCGACCCGGCCGGTTTCCTGCTCGCCGAGGACCAGGCCACCGGCCGGCTGCTCGGCTTCCACTGGACCAAGGTGCACACCGGGCCGGCGGTCGGTGAGGTGTACGTACTCGGGGTGGATCCGCAGGCGCACGGCGGCGGTCTCGGTCGCGCGCTCACCCTCGCCGGGCTGCGGCAGCTGGCCGCCGCCGGGCTGCGCCGGGCGATGCTCTACGTCGAGGAGTCGAACGCCGCCGCCGTCCACCTCTACACCCGGCTCGGTTTCCTGCGGTGGTCGGCCGACGTGAACTACCGCAGGGAACCGACCGGCGGCGGGCGGCCGTGA
- the pstB gene encoding phosphate ABC transporter ATP-binding protein PstB has product MAKRIEVSDLDIFYGAFKAVEQVNMTIQPRSVTALIGPSGCGKSTFLRSLNRMHEVVPGGRVTGKVAMDGDDLYGVGVDPVAVRRQVGMVFQRPNPFPTMSIYDNVAAGVKLNGGRMRKADLDELVEQTLRGANLWEEVKDRLARPGSSLSGGQQQRLCIARAIAVKPAVLLMDEPCSALDPISTLAIEDLMHQLKAEFTIVIVTHNMQQAARVSDRTGFFNIAGTGQPGKLIEMDDTQTIFSNPKVKATEDYITGRFG; this is encoded by the coding sequence GTGGCCAAGCGCATCGAAGTCTCCGACCTCGACATCTTCTACGGTGCCTTCAAAGCCGTGGAGCAGGTCAACATGACCATCCAGCCGCGTTCCGTGACGGCGTTGATCGGCCCGTCCGGCTGCGGCAAGTCGACCTTCCTCCGCTCGCTCAACCGGATGCACGAGGTCGTGCCCGGCGGGCGAGTCACCGGCAAGGTCGCCATGGACGGCGACGACCTGTACGGCGTCGGCGTGGACCCGGTCGCCGTCCGCCGGCAGGTCGGCATGGTGTTCCAGCGCCCCAACCCGTTCCCGACCATGTCCATCTACGACAACGTGGCGGCCGGGGTGAAGCTCAACGGCGGCCGGATGCGCAAGGCGGACCTCGACGAGCTCGTCGAGCAGACGCTGCGCGGTGCCAACCTGTGGGAGGAGGTCAAGGACCGGCTCGCCCGGCCCGGATCCAGCCTCTCCGGTGGTCAGCAGCAGCGGCTCTGCATCGCCCGCGCGATCGCGGTCAAGCCGGCGGTGCTGCTGATGGACGAGCCCTGCTCGGCGCTCGACCCGATCTCCACCCTCGCCATCGAGGACCTGATGCATCAGCTGAAGGCCGAGTTCACCATCGTGATCGTCACGCACAACATGCAGCAGGCCGCCCGGGTCAGCGACCGCACCGGCTTCTTCAACATCGCCGGCACCGGCCAGCCGGGGAAGCTGATCGAGATGGACGACACGCAGACCATCTTCAGCAACCCGAAGGTGAAGGCCACCGAGGACTACATCACCGGCCGGTTCGGCTGA